Proteins encoded in a region of the Globicephala melas chromosome 1, mGloMel1.2, whole genome shotgun sequence genome:
- the LEPROT gene encoding leptin receptor gene-related protein has protein sequence MAGVKALVALSFSGAIGLTFLMLGCALEDYGVYWPLFVLIFHAISPIPYFIAKRATYDSDATSSACRELAYFFTTGIVVSAFGFPVILARVDVIKWGACGLVLAGNAVIFLTIQGFFLVFGRGDDFSWEQW, from the exons ctCTTGTGGCATTATCCTTCAGTGGGGCTATTGGGCTGACTTTTCTTATGCTGGGATGTGCCTTAGAGGATTATGG TGTTTACTGGCCCTTGTTTGTCCTGATATTCCATGCCATCTCTCCCATCCCCTATTTCATTGCCAAACGAGCAACATATGACTCCGATGCAACAAGTAGTGCCTGTCGGGAACTGGCTTATTTTTTCACTACCGGAATTGTTGTTTCTGCCTTTGGATTTCCTGTTATTCTTGCTCGTGTGGACGTG atCAAGTGGGGAGCCTGTGGCCTGGTGCTGGCAGGCAATGCAGTGATTTTCCTTACAATTCAaggttttttccttgtatttggaAGAGGAGATGATTTTAGCTGGGAGCAGTGGTAG